The DNA window CCAAGTATATATACCCAAAACACAACACCAAGGAGGCATCTGggagcatcctagtcagatgctccAACCACTTTGTGACAGCCAGATGGCCCTCCTTTAAACATGCCCTGCATAtgattgtggttttttttttttttggttccctTGAGCATACCTCCACACCCCGCCAGGTGCCGACCAGTTGGATTCCACAGATTTGGCGTTTCAATCGGTGTTCGGCTGCTTTACTCATTTTCTTATGAGCTGGGGCTCAGTGTGGAAAAAATGCTGGTAAGGAAGCAGGAAGAATTGTCCTTCGGAGTGTATCTCGGCCTGACACATGGCATATTTATCCTCCTCGCTTAGTAAGTCTGCAGGTAGTTTACCCTCACATCAGGACACAGCTGGGAGAAACTGCCTGATCAGGAATTCAATAAAGACAGGAGCGGACAACCCCAAATCACCCTGGTGCATTAAGTCAGGCCAGCTGGTTAAACCTGGTGGATCTGGGTggattcctgtttgtttttaaaactttaacaTATACTGTTTGAAAGTGCCGGGCACACTTCCTTGTTTTGATCCTGCTTTGCATGGAAAGGagaggatttttattttttttggtgcgTGTGGGTGCTGTGCTTTGAACTGACTGAAGTGAACTGTGGATTTGTTTAGATTGTTCTTAAAAATGAACCGAAGGACTTAAAATGAATTGAAACATAGTGGACTATCTTGAACTGAATTACCTGAGTttaatgattgttttttttttgttgttgtttttttttcattcagtgtTTAGGGTGTTAAGTCTTAGTTACTTAGATCCTTTGTGAGGTCTGTAAGGTAACCAAACTGTAAAATTTTGCTGGTCAGGAGAGAGACGCCCCAAAAGATAGAACTTTGTTTAAAgcataaacacagaaacaaatggTCACAGCCTCAACTGGTGTCTTTTAACATGGAGTAGCAGTGGCTCTaatctgagcccctcctgaatgactgagctcatccatccatctatccatctatccatccatccatccatccatccattatccaaTTCATGGTTGTGGGAGCGGGATTCTATCCCAGAgcaagatgcagggtacaccctggacaggtcgccaattTTTCGCAGGGTGCtttacattattattaaataaaaatctaaatgtaaTGAATGCCTTCAGATTTaatctgtgttatttttgtggttttgaTGTGAAACTTGAACACGCATCTGTTCTGTAAGTGGGAAAATAAACCCTGTGTGTTATTTGGATGTTTGGAACTACTCTTCTTACATTAAACATATTTACTTTGAAATTAGGTTCCACTTATTTGTATGTGTTTCCCCTACTGAATGAGTCCAGTGAAGTCTGGTGCAAGCTGAAAATATTTTGGAGAACTCAAATGCACTTTCCCAACTTCTTAAAAAATCAGCTATGATTGATTTGTTTGAAACAAATTGGACTTTAATGCTGTGTCAtgtgcggcttttgtatttgccaTTATTCAGTTGGCGGTAAAATGTGGTCATAATCCTCTTTTTATATGGTGTGCAatctaaatatttaaatttaatattcTGTATACCAGAACATGAAATGAGAGCAGAATTGAGAACAGAAAATTAGGTAAACCTCTCATTCCTCCATATAACTGTACACAGCTTGTTGTTACTGCTATGGTGGTCagatataaaaataacattCGGTCTATTTAGGTATTCATAACTTTAAACGCATAACTTTAAACTGCATGTTGTAACTGACTGTTTTGCAGGACAACAAAGCAATGAACATGGTTGGTATGGAGCATATGCTGAAAGACGGCTGGAGCGGCTTCTACAGTCAGGGCTACATGTACTTCGACAACTGCTCCTCTCTCTTCTTACCAAAGGTCAGTGATTGAAACACTGCAGACGGCACATAAACTCAGGGGTTCTTGCATGTGTATTAGTCCAATCTCTATGCAGCAGTTATCCAATATTGATGTTCAATATCTGACTTACATGTGAGTCTGCTCTTTCAGAGCTTTTTGCATACACTTTATTATATCTGTTCATGCATATTTGTTTACTTTGGCCTTTGTTCTAGGTCTATTACCCAGACTTCAATCCTTATCAGCCACTGACTAGCCCAAAGGTGTGTGATTGACACGAATCTTTAGGAGTTCATTATGAACCTGTGATTTTACATTGTTCTTATCATGTTTACCCTAaaactcttttgtttttttccaagagTGACCCATCCAATCAGAGCCTTTTTTGGTCTGAAAAACCGGTAAGACATTACTATGgtaaattaattttatatttttgtttttctaagaaACCTTatgttctttctgttttttaaattttattttatttttttttataaatattcatCTATCAGATTTAAAGCTCTAAATCTTGTTTTTTAGGATATCAGTGCAGTGGCCAAAGCTTGGGAAGACAGTCCCTATCTGTTCATAGTGAAGGTGCAGCCTTTATTCCATGGACCTGATGATGAAACTGAATTAGGAGTAGAGCAGCCCAACTTTGCCTTTTCAAGTGAGAAATGACTGCTTTGCATAAAGAGCTTTAGAATCTTATTTCTTTAAAAGGTCACAACAATAACGTCCTGATTTTTATTTCCCCCTTTTTAATTCTCTAGTGAAAGTGGAGATGAAAGGTCCACATGACTACTCCTCTCCAGCAGACTGGCCCCTGATGATGGTATGTATcataatttatgttttttttaatacatctgtacattattttatatttaattggTATAACTTGGAGTAAAAGAAATTCAGATATATTAAATTTCTAACCATGATAGTGCAGCCTAAGTGTAAACCTTACCGGTTATTGATGACCAAAGCTGAGACTGTCTCCCTCTGTTCCACCCATCACAGTTCTTCATGGTCATGTGCATTGTGTATGTATTATTTGGGGCTCTCTGGCTCTTCTGGTGTGCCTGTTATTGGAGGGACCTGCTGCGGATCCAGTTCTGGATAGGTGCCGTCATCATCCTCGGTATGCTGGAGAAAGCGGTTTTCTACTCCGAGTACCAGAGCATCCGCTACAAAGGAGACTTCGGTTGGTGGATTTTTGCGCACTTTCTTGTTTCTggtataaatttttttttcttttcatattttaggatccattttgtctttttatttctttttgcagtTCTAGGGGCTGTGATATTTGCCGAGCTGCTCTCTGCACTCAAAAGATCTCTGGCTCGAATCCTGGTCCTCATTGTCAGCCTTGGCTATGGCATAGTCAAGTGAGTTGAGTTGGTAGTACAGCATCTGAAAATGACTTGCTGCTATTACTCATTTTATGGACCATTTTATTCTCCCTCCTGCTTAGGCCCAGGTTGGGTACCACTGTACATCGACTGGTAGCTGTTGGACTTCTTTACCTTCTCTTCTCCTCGGTGGAAGGTGTACTGCGAGTAACTGGTGTAAGTGTCTAATATTGAGTCAGCCAGCAACTGTTTGTCTTCCATAACTTTATGAAAAATTTAGAACCTATCCTATGCCAAAAAGGAAAGATGTCTTCTTTGCATTTGATGAAGCCTTGCTGTCAGGGCTAACCCCATTAGAAATACATTTCACACAATAAAAGCCTGTTGAGTTAAGTAAATATTTATTGTATGGCAGTTTTCAGAACCAAtgttacaaagtgctttgcttacaaggatttaaaaaaaaaaaatcacacatacATGGGTTCGTTCATTTAccctttttaaatatatagatatTGACATTTCTTTCAAGGAAAGACGAGCAAGAATTATTAATGTAAGAGAAATAAATCGGGgcctaaataaaaaaacactcaaCAGAGTCACTTGAAGGCATACTCTCTGCTGATTAGGGCACCTTTTATACTTCACTTCTAGGCCTCACATATTAAGTTTCAGTGGCCTCACATTAGTTTTATCCAGGCAAATAAAATGAATCCACTCCAGAGGCTTCACATTATTTGTTGCAGACTCTGGAGAGTGATTGAAGCTGATGGCTGTGATGTATTTTTGCATAAAAATCTTGCAGCAGTGAAAGCACTCTCTATATATAAATTTGATTTGAGTGCAGGAGACCATAGAGAGGGAACGTTACAGAGGGATTCAGTCTCTGGGAGGCAGACAAGTGATTATGATTGAGAATGACAAATTTGATCTAAGAGTGATTTTTCAAAAGAGGCCAAAGACACAGCAGCAAGTTCAGCAAAAGCGATATAAACGTAAGATAGGAAAGGCAGCAAGGAGAATGGAGTTCTGCAGTTGATTTGGTATGCTTTTTGTGCTCTTAACAAAAGCTTATGTTTACCCAACACTTTTACAACATGCACTCTTCACTTCGCTTCTTATGTGCTAGAGGTGATCATATTTGAACAAGAAGGTGGAGTGCCAAGTAATCAGCTAATGTTTGCAAGCTGGGGCAGCACTCTGTATCCCCAGGGATAGATATTTGCTAAGTTTCTTGGATGAGCTCTTAGTACAGTTAACCATGCAGAAAACCATATCAAAACTTAAAGTGCACTGAAAAGCACCATAAATACCACTACAGTTGTGAGTTCCACTTCAGTGACTTGAATGAACACAGGTGAAGCCTACCAGAAAGCTGTCAGCTACATCTGCCTGTCAGACAAAGCAGCCACACTCATAATGGTGCATAACTTGAAGCCTTAATACAGTtgaaacaggtgagttattagaacaaaaaaatcacttctCCCTGTCATGTTGTCATGAAGGGGGAGGTAGACACTCATGTTAAAATGCTCAACTTTACAgcataaacaaacatgtttgcagAGTCCAAATAAACCTCATAGATGTGAAACAGAAATTCTGAATTTCCTTCATCAGTAGTGACCTAGTTGTTGCAGGATTGTGATTTAATTGCAAAATGACATAAATGCTCAGCAAAcctgcttttatataggaatataaccagaatacaaccagttggcaaccagctgCAAAGAGATGCATCACAGATAAGATGGGCTCATTGGTGCAGAGTTGACTGCAACATGTTGGCAGTCTGACACCAGTTAGGTCGTTTGTGCAATCGCCTTGTGATCGaaagtggtcacccagaggttgagggtgttaAACGCTCAACCTCCAACAAAATTACATGCTTTCAGTCTcactacagcaaaaaaaaatgcagtgcaaaTTCTAGGCAACCACATTTCCTAGTCGCAAGGAGTTTGccgtcctatttttactctcatGTGACTGAGCTataagtcagtcagtcagaatactttattgatcccaaagggaaattactactgttacagctgcaaccgtttcatttaaacgagtaaacctaaaacacaataacatacactaaaggcataaaagtataaagactaaagagatattttgactatatacacatctaaatctatacacatatgaaaattgtgagtgcaaaaatttttaaataggtgtcattatatatatatgcacagtccttttttgtacaatgtataagtgtatgtacaatgtacaatgtatatagtgtatgtacaatgtatatggaaatttaaacaattttatgtacaattgaatactgataagtgaatgacactgatgaaccacaatgtcacctattaagggagacattgtggttcatcagtgtcattcacttatcagtatcTTATCAGTATCAGTAAGAAGACTGTCTCATCTTTGGAGTCAGCCTCAAATGGCTACAGTGTTGGCTTAATTTCTTAGCTCAAGAGGTAGCTGCTTGATTTATAGTCACTCTTTGCTCTCTGTTGTGCTCTAGGTTTTGGGCTGATCTTCTTAATTAAATGTGTCTCTTGTTGTCTTCCTACAGGGTTTCTATGGGACAGTTGCCCTTGTGGCTaatctcagcctctctctcaTTGACTCCTGTGTCATGTGGTGGATATCCTTTAATCAGCCAGCCAAGACGGTTGCTCAGGTCTCACTAGGATTTGTATTATCGGCACCTTTTAAGCATTtgatcatatttatttaaaggttGTGCATAAACACAATGTTTTCCTTaatttgcatttacattttcatcagcCTGTCTCAAACCACTCGTCTCCTCAAGCTCCGCAGAAATGTAGTGAAGCTCTCGTTATATCAGCACTTCACTAACACGCTCATATTCTCTGTTGTCGGTGAGTTACGGCAGCGCTGGGACGAGAAAACAAGTGAAGCTTCTACACTTTCATCAGTTAAAAGTTCATTGTAAACTTGAATCATGAAATATTTTACAGCGGTTCCTTTGTAAGATGTGGTTGAACGGACAGTTCAACATGGGAAATATGATTTACTGTGGGGGCTGCTAACAGCTAGTGAGCTAAGCTTAGAATAAAGACATGGATCAGGGTGAATCAACCAAGATAAATAAACTTACAAAtgaacaatttattttttcatttaatccATGCAAAAACCCtgtgtgttaaaaaaacaaattgttcACTCCTTGTAGCAAAACTAGGTTTTTctattgctttaaaaaattttaatgatATGTTAATGGTGTGGAGGGCTGATATTGTCTTTATTACCtttttgtactttatttttacCTTTGGGTAGAACCAAGCTTGTTATTTCCTCCCGTTTCCACTCTGGATTTTTAGCCGCCGGctcctgttttgtgtttattctATAGATGTCAGATTGGAAAGATCTTCACAGCAAACGCTTTACAAGAAAGATAACATGTGTATCTTTCTACATGACAAATATTCTTTGAACACAtctgtttcatttcaaataaatcTCCTCCAGTTTGCCAATGCTATGGCTAGAATTACTTTTGGGTCAGTTTCTTGTTTGTGTGCTGTATTTTTTGAGAAACCTGTATTTTGTTTACAGTCATCAAAATACTTTGTATTTGCTTTGTGTCGACAGCTTCTATCATATTCATCATCTGGACCACCAAAGTCTTCAAGCTGGTCGACTGCCAGAGGGTcagtttagtttctgttttgattGAGATTTATTTACGTTAGATTGGATTTCATTGCTTTTCCCCTGAAATCTGTCCTTATTCTTTCTGCAGGGTTGGCGGGACTTGTGGGTAGATGATGCATTCTGGCGCCTCCTGTTCTCCACTATTCTTCTGGTCATCATGGTGCTACTGCGGCCCTCAGCCAACAGCCAGAGGTCAGAGTTTGGGCCAAACTGCTGTACCTCTGTTCAAATTCACGATTAAACACGATTCATAGATTTCAGCCCatattgtttttcctttcaggtTCTCCCATTCCCCACtcattgatgatgatgatgaagaagaagaggaagctaAGGAGCCCATGCTGAATGAAGCTTTTGGTAAGACATGTGACTCCTGTTTTCAGTTAAAGCACAAGACAGGAGTTTGCCATGTTAAAAAGTGTTTGAAATTGAATACTCATTTGTTGCAGAGTTTAGATGTCCTTCCAGCCAagtaaaaatgctcaaaattcACAACAGAAATGCCAAAAGGAGACCATCAAAAACTTGATGAGATTTATGTCAGTGCTCTTTATTTGTTCAGAGCCACAACCATATTGGATATTGGATATTGGCTGTTGCATCACACCTGTTCTTCAACAAATTTCATATGCCGACTCCAAATCTGAAAATTGTTTTTGTCTAGcgcatcctgttttttttagttatgaTGTTCCAAGTATTGGACAATTAGGATGATTTAGAAACTGTGATGCATTTCAGCATTTAAGAAAGAAGTTTGGTCTCCAGAAAAAGGAAGCCAAATTTAAGGAAGCTGTTTTTGTTGGTCTTGAAATCTGTGAACTCATGCTTGACGATGAGTTCAAAAGTAAACTGAAGCTAACTGAATCAGCCTGACAGTCTTGACAGCTAAACCTTGGCatgaaacaggacaatgatcccaagcacagcagcaaatctaaaacagagtggctgaaaaagaaaagaatcgagATGTTGCAGTGGtgcagtcaaagtccagacctcaacctgactgataTACTGTGTTttgaccttaagagagctgtgcataaacgaaGGCCCACAAAATTCCTCCataacaatgtgagagactgataaagtcatgaTTACTTCAAATTACTACTGTGAAATAACTGGCTGTTTCTACAAGCTCTACTGAATCATGGAGTGTACTTAGCATCAAAGTAAATTTTGAAATTTAGTTATGTTATTATTATCAGAGAAGAGACATGTATGCGATcttagctgctttttttttttttttttcccagagggAATGAAGATGAGAGGCTCAAAGCCTGATACTAATGGCTCCCAGAAAGTGTTGAGTAAAGAGGTAGGCTGACGTCTGtcatttttctctccttctttaTTGCCACGATTTTCATACTTAATTCTGTTTCAAAATGGTGCTTTTTGTCAGGATGAAGATCTAAAATGGGTTGAGGAGAATATTCCTACTACTGTTGCTGATGTGTAAGTAAAGTAAACTTTTAATTTTGGTGATAAAAGGCCTGCACTGACTGAATGAGGATGAGAATATGGTGATGGCCTCAAAGCGTAAGCTTAATATAGACACACCAGGTTTGAAAGGTACTATATTGTTATTATTCAAACAGCATCTAAGCCCAAGAAAACCAAGTATCTTGAAATGTTTGACTCATTCCTGCCCTGTGTGATGTATCCATTGGCCTCCTTCTctgcccacccccccccccccccccccccccccccccccctttccatACAGAGCTCTCCCTGTAATGCTAGATGAGGAAGAGGTAAAGAGCCCTTTTTTACTTTACACATGCTAGTCCCATGATTCTAGTCACATTTTAATCtatttaaaatgctgacctttacTGTGCTTTCATTTAACAACCAcactgctgtttcttttttttttttctaggaaaTCCTGAAAACCAAGATGGAGAGGTCCAAAATGGAGTAGAAGATGATCtgagaataaaaatttaaataaggcACCAATGAATTAATGCATTCTGAGGGATCTGATTACCAAAAACGTGGGGggagaatcttttttttttttttttcttcttcagttttttacttttatttcacaGGTTTTTGGGTAACGCTATTATATGCTCTTATATTAACGCAATACTGTGCAGCCCACAGTCGATGGGTCGGCTGTTGATGCCACGATTGGCATTCTGGGATTAGGGTAAAAAAAGTTATACAGTATaggatttatatttataattattttatttgttgacCAAAATGAAGGAGTAATGTAACAGAAGATTTAtcaaaattttgtgttttttgtttttttaggctATTATGGTATTTAATGGGACATGTGATTTCCAGAGCAAGGGGTAGTTGATGAAAACATTTGGTAAAAGCTTCTCCACCCACTTCAAACTGCACAGATGACTCCTGACAAGCAAGATTTGTAGACATGTGAGGTCCCCTTTGGAGCACAGTCGGGTATGACTCGTGATGCCTGGCCATCGTCACAGCCAAGAAATCAGATGATGTTACAATCAGAAGTGAATGAACATGCTGAAAACATCAAGGTAGTGTTGTAATAGGATTATATTTAAGCCATTGCAGCATCTTAATGAACAGTAGGTTATCTTCAGAAATGTGCTGTGCcatatatgttaaaaaaaaaaagctttattatgttaaatatttatttggtcACTTGAATATTTTAGTATTTAAATGTGTGAGTAGCTCTATTGTACAATTAACGATTTAGCCAGACAACTAAAAGCAAGTGTTTTAAAGCTTAACCGACAAATGCGTGTGTTTTATAGTTAACACATCACTCCTGTACTGTCTGGCTAACTGAGTAATCTTGAATATCAAAATAATTAAGCCACTGTTAACATCTGTCACGTTGATGCTTGAAGGATATCACAGTTGTCCAGAAAATGAGCCACATTTGTTGAGCTCGGAGAATGTAATGATAGCTATGGAGTTCTATCAAAGCCAAGTATTAACTGTCATAAAACAGTTTGTTCAGCTTGTAGACACAAGGCAAGTCAATTGTCCAGGATTTCATCCTCACACAAATGAGTTTCAGCAACTTGAAATttgactaaaataaaatatatattttaaatatatttaatttattagtCTGCCCTGCTACAGACTGGCTATCTGTGCAGGGGAGCATTAGTACACCATAATTACAGATTTCTCTGAGCCTTTCCCAGCTACACTCCAAAATAGCCTTATCTGGCAGAAATATATCCTCATCTTTGTGCAATCTACTGCAGTATGTGTGGATATTTAAAACTcccaaattttgttttgtttttaatatttgtcttAGTGTtgataatattttatttcagagAGACACAAAAAACCCTATTTCTGGATTTGAGTCTGCATCGTATTGTGAAGCTGATAATATTGTATGGCTTTTTGCGTATGTCctgcaaataaaatttatattgaAAGATGgctaaaatgtcatttttaaaaaaagattaatttagAGATcctattaagattttttttggtggtttggtttttgcttttaaattatATTGTGCACTTGGAAAAGTGCTTTGAGCACTTTTCTGTATCAGgtctaacttaaaaaaaaccccacatttttggaaaatataacGGTTTGCTTTGAAACAACCATCACGAACCACTGTGACAtaacactgattaaaaaaaatgaaacaaaaataaagaccGAATATCCTAAACCTCTCTAGTGCACTCAACGGTGtcttaaaaattaataatttattcatAAAATTAGGAAAGCTATGACTAAAGGACATGTAAATATATACCAGTTACAACATTTAAACTTGTTTCTTgctaaatctaaaaaaaaaaaaaaagtggcagtgTCCTTTCCGTCTTGTAAATCCAGAAATGTAAGTTAAAAAgttatataatatttaaatgttaGTGCCAGAAATTAAAGTACTGATTTTCTTTTCGAAGGAAACCTCGCGAGAGTATGAAGGACCCGTTTAACGAGCCACTGCGCCTTTAATGCGTTCCTCGTGAGCTCACGTACTTCAGTCACGTGCCTGTCAAACCCCAGCAGCTCGCGCAGTCGTGTTCAAAACAACTGAGGAAGTAGCGAGAAGCTACATGGCTAACGAAAACTAATTGCTGCGGTTAATAAAGCGTTTGTGGTGGGATGATTTAGGTGAAATGCAGTTACGTTGGTCCTTAACTCACAGCCTTCGCTCAGGTTTCATTTGCAGTAAGAGGAAATGAGCCGATATATGCTCACTTCTTAGCTAACAGGCTAACGatcagctgttgtttttgtcgGGAAGGTACAAGTCAAACTGCATAGTATTACCAAACCAGTTCTCCGCATTGGCCATTAAAAAACGGAACTGTTCAGTTAGTTAATGGCGACATGTAAAACTGTACCACCCTGACAGACTTATTAGCGATTAGGCGTCAACGCCGTGAGGGATTGATATATCAGAGGGGTGtgtgattaaattaaaacaattgcTTCAAGATGCACGACGCGTATGAGCCAGTACCTATTCTGGAAAAGCTTCCTCTTCAGATTGACTGCCTTGCGGCCTGGGGTGAGTTGTTGACACTTCTGTCCCACAGCTCCTCTTTTATTCCGTGGCTTTGAAGCAGACCCTCTGGGCGTTTATTGAACTGTGATGAGTTGTATCACCACTGCACGCAGATCACATCTCAGACTTGTCTGAAAATGTTATGTATGAAGTGACTGACGGCATCTTTTGCATTGCCTACTTCACAGAGGACTGGCTGCTTGTAGGAACAAAACCAGGCCATCTCCTTCTGTATCGAATTAAAAAGGATGCAGGTAAGAAGAACCAAGGGGGTGTGTGGTTCCTTGTGTATTTGCAGAGCTTCTCAAGTTACTGTTGGCAGTTTCAAATAAAGAAGTAATTCTGATTAATACATTTTGTTTGCTCTTAGGCAGCAACCGGTTTGAGGTGACACTGGAAAAATCCAATAAGAACTTCTCAAAGAAGATTCAGCAGGTAGCTGACTTTTTAGGTTtagatttagttttaattactgCATAAATCAAACACTCATATTGGGAACAATCATTTGCAGTTTGATGGGTAGAAATGCAACTGAAATGCCTCCCAGAATTTTTAGATCTACTTCCTGTACTGACTAGTTATTTCTAATAATAGATCATAGATCTATCCCTCTGTTCACTCTAAATTTAGATcttaattaacattttttatctgtttttaagCCAGAGTTCTACCATGTGGCCAACATGTGTGTTTTACTGTTTGATATTGACACttaactgtctttttttttttttccaaccattttctttcagctgtatGTTGTCTCACAGTACAAAATCCTTGTCAGTCTCCTGGGtaagtttcc is part of the Archocentrus centrarchus isolate MPI-CPG fArcCen1 chromosome 22, fArcCen1, whole genome shotgun sequence genome and encodes:
- the LOC115772847 gene encoding transmembrane protein 87A-like; its protein translation is MKMPDAQVHWLCLLLFALVFRPGTAAEVSVWSVNINSTQDVVFRKTLYANTTIFMKFQSDTRPCDKNLAFNISWYLRSSVCYNEVFNTPDNKAMNMVGMEHMLKDGWSGFYSQGYMYFDNCSSLFLPKVYYPDFNPYQPLTSPKSDPSNQSLFWSEKPDISAVAKAWEDSPYLFIVKVQPLFHGPDDETELGVEQPNFAFSMKVEMKGPHDYSSPADWPLMMFFMVMCIVYVLFGALWLFWCACYWRDLLRIQFWIGAVIILGMLEKAVFYSEYQSIRYKGDFVLGAVIFAELLSALKRSLARILVLIVSLGYGIVKPRLGTTVHRLVAVGLLYLLFSSVEGVLRVTGGFYGTVALVANLSLSLIDSCVMWWIFISLSQTTRLLKLRRNVVKLSLYQHFTNTLIFSVVASIIFIIWTTKVFKLVDCQRGWRDLWVDDAFWRLLFSTILLVIMVLLRPSANSQRFSHSPLIDDDDEEEEEAKEPMLNEAFEGMKMRGSKPDTNGSQKVLSKEDEDLKWVEENIPTTVADVALPVMLDEEEEILKTKMERSKME